A segment of the Streptomyces sp. P9-A2 genome:
GGCCAGGGTTTCCTTCAGCCGGGTGTCCGGGTCGCCGAGCCCGAACAGGAAGGTGTCGATGCGGGCGTTGAGGAACAGGTCCACGCCTGCGTGGTCGGCGGCCTGCCGGGCCACGGCCAGCCGCTTCGCGAGCTCTGCCGGGGGTCGGGCGCCGTCCTCGATGTTGATGCCGACGGCGCCCGCCGCGAGCACTCCGGTGACGGTCTCGGCAATGCCGGCGGCGTCCTTCGTGTACCCGCCCTCGATGTCAGCGGTGACCGGGACCGCGACGGCGGCGACGATCCGGGCGATCAGTTCCAGTGCTCGGTTGCGGGCGAGGACCTCACCGTCCGGAGAACCCAGTGACCAGGCGACGCCGGCGCTGGTGGTGGCGATCGCGGGGGCGCCCGCGGCCTCGATGACGCGGGCGCTCGCAACGTCCCAGGCGTTGGCGAGCGCGAGGGGGGCAGGTGAGGCGTGCAAGGAACGGAAGAGGTGGGCGTCCTTGGCGTTGTCTGACTGTGTGAGGGTCATGGACGCAGTCAAACATCGACCGGCGCCCGCTTTCCGGCAGGAATCCGACATGGACGTCGGCCTCGGGCCCGGCGAGAAAACGACCTCGCACAAGGACAGCCCCCGCCCCAGGATGACCCCCACATGCGACGGGAGACACCGGGTTCGTCCGCCGCGATCCGCTACATCCTGGTCGGCGGGTGTTTCCGGCGGGCGGTGCTGCCCTGCTTCGGGATATCGAGGTCTCCGGCCCTCCGCAGTTTCCCGATCCGGTAGGCCAGGCGCAAGACCCCGTGTTCCCTCTCAGCCGCGATCGCCCTGACGGCGCCGAAACCGCGTACCGGAAGGACGGTCAGCTGTTCGTGGTCAAGTCGGCACAGCGGGTCATGACGCGGGTGAGGCTGCCCTCCTCGGCCAGCAAACGGCGTTGCGTACGCGCCCCGTTGCCCTGTTCGAGGAGGCGGGCGATGCCCTCGCGGACGAGATCGTCGTCGCCGTGGTCCACCAGCGCCTCGCGAACGTGCCGGTACATAGCCTGGACCGCCCCGACCGCGGAGGTCTCGCGCATGGTCTCGGGGTGCAGGAGGGGACCGTCGAGACCCGAGCGTCCCGCTCGCCACGAGGCCAGGCGCAGCAGACCCGTCCCGACCCTGGCCGGCGGTACGCCGTCCTGCCAGGCCCGGGCGGACGTCTCCACCAGGGCACGCGCGAGCGCGGCCAGCAGCACAGGTAGAGAAGCGTCCAGGCACACGTCCGCCACACGGATCTCCACGGTGGGATACGAGGCGGAGAGCCGGGCATCGAAGTAGATCATGCCCTCGTCACGGAGGACCCCCGTCTCGACCATGGCGGTAACCTGCTCGTGGTAGCGGTCGGCGGACCCGAAGATCTCGACCGGCCCGGCGGACGGCCAGCGGTTCCACACCCGGCTGCGATAGCTGCCGTAACCGGTGTCCTGCCCCTGCCAGAAAGGGGAGTTCGCGCTCATCGCCGTCAGAACCGCCAGCCACGGGCGTATACGGTCCAGGACAGCCACACCCTCCTCGTCGGAGTCCACCGACACGTGCACATGGCAGCCACAGGTCAACTGCTCCTGAGCCGTCACCCCGAACTGCTCACCCAGCCACCGATAACGGGTACCGGTACTCAGCGACGGCTCGACAGCCAACGGCGAAGTCGCCACAGCCGCCACTCTCGCGCCGGCAGTGTCCGCGTGCCGCGCCGCCTCCCTGCGACAGCGGGTGATCTCCTCCTGGAGCCGGCCCATCTCCGTCACCGGCTCGGTCGCGAACTCCACCTGCTCCTGTTGAAGCTCCCCCTCGAACTGGTGGTCCTTCGCGCCGGCCCCTCCGTGCTGCCAGGCCCGGCGGTCGGCAGCCGCGAGCGCCGCGTCGGAGACGGCGACCGGCGCACCACTGTTCGGGTCCACCAGCAGTAGTTCCTCTTCCACACCCACACTTCGCATGCCGTCGCCCCTTGTCTCCTGCTCACCAGTCCTCCGGGCCCGCCCGGAGGACTGGTGAGCAGGTGCCCCCGCGACGACACACCATGCCTGGAGGAGGCGCCGGGCTCCCTGCCGACGGCAGCCGGGGCCTCGATGCATCCACCGGCGGCCCGGGACACGGAGGCAGGCTGCGACAAGGCCGGGCACCGCTCGCCGAAACGAGGCTGCGGGAAGACGCGCTCCCGCTCCACGCCGAAGAACGTCAGGCCTCCCCGGGTGCGGGCGGCCGCCGGAAAAGCCGTTGCGGCCCGTGCTTCCTCCCCGGACTCTTGGTGGTCATGCACTCCTACTCCCTGCGGCCTGCCTCGCTCATGGACGCGCCCGCCATCACCGAACTACTCAACAAGGTCGACGAGATCGAGATCGGCCGGCCCGAGACTGACCTGCACACCGTCCAGGCCGACCTGAAACGCCCCGGGACCGATCCGGAGCGCGACTCGTGGCTCATGTGGGACGGGGACGTGCTGGTGGCCTACGGGCTGCTGTGGGACGAGTCAGGCGGCGACCGCATCGACATCGACCACTACGTGCTGCCCGACCATCAGCGGCCCGGTGCACACCTGCTGGAGGCGATGGAGGCCAGGGCGCTGGAGAAGGCACGGGAGAACGGCGCCGGGCGAGCCGTGGTCCACCTCCACCTCAACGTGACGCCCACCCTCGACACGCAGTTGCTCCTGAGGCGGGGCTGGCAGGTCGTACGGCGATATCACGTGAAGCGCCGCCCGCTGGATCCCGCACGGGACGTGGTGCCCGAGGTACCCGCCGGCGTGCTGATACGGAACTGCGGCGCCGAGGAGGACCGGGCCCGCGTCCACGCGCTCCACCAGGCTTCCTTCGTCGACCACTTCGACTTCCAGCCGCGCCCGTACGACCAGTGGCTGCACGACATCGACGCCGACGCGCTGGACTGGTCCCTGGTGTGGATCGTCTCCACCGACGAGCTGGGGGACGCCGGGTTCCTGCTGGCGCGCGACGACCGGGAGGCCATGGGGTGGATCCCCGGCCTCGGCGTTCTGACCGGGGCCCGCGGTCTGGGTCTTGGCGGTTTCCTGCTCCGGCACGCCTTCGCGGCCTTCGCGGCACGGGGCCGGGACGCCATCGGGCTCGGCGTGGACACCGCGAACGCCACCGGGGCTCCCCGGCTGTACGACCGCCACGGGATGACGACCCATTTCGCCGT
Coding sequences within it:
- a CDS encoding isocitrate lyase/PEP mutase family protein; its protein translation is MTLTQSDNAKDAHLFRSLHASPAPLALANAWDVASARVIEAAGAPAIATTSAGVAWSLGSPDGEVLARNRALELIARIVAAVAVPVTADIEGGYTKDAAGIAETVTGVLAAGAVGINIEDGARPPAELAKRLAVARQAADHAGVDLFLNARIDTFLFGLGDPDTRLKETLARAHMYIEAGADGIFVPGVADTATIAALAGDISMPLNVMAGPGTPTVAELGALGVARVSLGSGVAQAAYAAARRAAQELFGTGGYDSLAEGITFSELNAILSKPC
- a CDS encoding glutamate--cysteine ligase; translated protein: MRSVGVEEELLLVDPNSGAPVAVSDAALAAADRRAWQHGGAGAKDHQFEGELQQEQVEFATEPVTEMGRLQEEITRCRREAARHADTAGARVAAVATSPLAVEPSLSTGTRYRWLGEQFGVTAQEQLTCGCHVHVSVDSDEEGVAVLDRIRPWLAVLTAMSANSPFWQGQDTGYGSYRSRVWNRWPSAGPVEIFGSADRYHEQVTAMVETGVLRDEGMIYFDARLSASYPTVEIRVADVCLDASLPVLLAALARALVETSARAWQDGVPPARVGTGLLRLASWRAGRSGLDGPLLHPETMRETSAVGAVQAMYRHVREALVDHGDDDLVREGIARLLEQGNGARTQRRLLAEEGSLTRVMTRCADLTTNS
- a CDS encoding GNAT family N-acetyltransferase, whose amino-acid sequence is MHSYSLRPASLMDAPAITELLNKVDEIEIGRPETDLHTVQADLKRPGTDPERDSWLMWDGDVLVAYGLLWDESGGDRIDIDHYVLPDHQRPGAHLLEAMEARALEKARENGAGRAVVHLHLNVTPTLDTQLLLRRGWQVVRRYHVKRRPLDPARDVVPEVPAGVLIRNCGAEEDRARVHALHQASFVDHFDFQPRPYDQWLHDIDADALDWSLVWIVSTDELGDAGFLLARDDREAMGWIPGLGVLTGARGLGLGGFLLRHAFAAFAARGRDAIGLGVDTANATGAPRLYDRHGMTTHFAVDTWETVLS